CACCCTGCTCCGCTGCATCAACTACCTGGAGGAGCCCTCCGACGGCGCGATCGTGGTGGACGGCATTCCGCTGAACAGCGAAGCTAACATCAACACGGTCCGGGCCGAGGTCGGCATGGTCTTCCAGCGCTTCAACCTGTTTCCACACATGACCGTTATGGAGAATATTACCCTGGCGCCCCGGCAGGTGCGCAAAATTGGCCAGACTGAGGCCGGGCAGGCGGCTCTGGATCTTTTGAAGAAGGTCGGCCTGGCTGACAAGGCTAACGCTTACCCGGAACAACTTTCCGGCGGTCAGCAGCAGCGGGTGGCCATTGCCAGGGCTCTGGCCATGAGACCTAAAGTCATGCTGTTTGACGAACCCACCTCAGCCCTTGACCCGGAAATGATCAAGGAAGTGCTGGATGTTATGAAAACTTTGGCTAACGAGGGAATGACCATGGTGGTGGTGACCCATGAAATGGCCTTTGCCCGCGAGGTAGGCGACCGGGTGATCTTTATGGACGAAGGCCGCATTCTGGAGCAGGGCACCCCGGAGGAGATTTTCAGCCATGCCCGGGAAGAGCGCACTCAGGCATTTCTGTCGAAAATTTTGTAAATAGATTCCTAATAGTTTGTTGAAAAACCCATTCAGCCGTGTTACAATACTAATCGTGGCTTTGATAGTGAGGCCGGGTAGTACATCATAGGGGGAATTCAGATGATCGGTAAAGTAAAATGGTTTAGTTCAGAAAAAGGATATGGCTTCATAGAGAGAGAAGACGGTGGCGATGTATTCGTGCATTTTTCCGCAATTACGGACGAAGGATTCAAAACTCTGACCGAGGACAAAGCGTGGAGTTTGAAATTGTCGACGGCGCCCGCGGACCGCAGGCTTCCAACGTCGTGAAAATTTAACAAGACAGGGAGCGCGCCCGGCCGTACAGACCGGGCTTTTTGCTTTTTTGCGCGAATTATGTAAAATATAAGAATTTTATGACAGGATTTTTATAGAGGATGGGGAATACTTATTAATAGGATACTGGAAAGGAGATGGTAGTATGGCAATCACAGTACGAGGGAAAAATATCGACGTTACACCAGCTTTAAAAGATCACGTGGAAAAGCGTATTGGCAAAATCACCAAGTATTTTGACAATATCGGGGAGATTGCCGTCGTCCTGGCCGTGGAAAAAGGCCGCCACATCGTTGAAGTGACTGTGCCGGTAAATGGTATCTTGCTGCGAGGCGAAGAAAGCACCACGGATATGTACGCCTCCATTGATCTGGTCATTGAAAAACTGGAAAAGCAGATTGGAAAATATAAAACTAAATTATCCCGCCGTCTGCGGGATGGGATGCTGAAAGTTGACCTGATTCCCGATAACTCCGGGGGAAATGACGACTTTAAAGTGGTCAAAACCAAGCGTTTTGCCATCAAGCCCATGGATGTGGAAGAGGCTATCATGCAGATGAACCTGATTAACCACGACTTCTACGTATTCATGAACGCCGACACCGAAGATGTGAACGTGATCTACCGGCGTAAGGACGGACATTACGGCCTGATTGAGCCGGAGCTGTTATAAGTAAAATAGAGCAAAAAGCAGCAGGGCTTGTCCCTGTTGCTTTTTTAGTGAATAAATACCGATTTTTGACTTTTTATATTCACTCTGCTAAAATGATTAAATAGGTGTATTCTGCTTAGCAGTTGCCTCGAAGTCAGGACCGTTCAAAAAAGTCCTGCTGGTAGGTAAGAGAAACGCTTGCGTTTCCGTACTGAAGAATTCAGGTGACTTTTCGGCTTATAAGAGACCGGCCTCTATCGCCACTCTCCAGAAAAGTCACGAATTGTGATACAGCGGAACGAGAACCATAGCGGAGGCGTACTGAGGTACGTTGGAGCGAAGGATCGCAGGAGCAACGACGCAGATGGGCCTTTTTCAACGGTCCGTCTGACAATACAGTTCGGGAGATGATGCCGGTGTTCGGTTTTTTGAAAACGATCTTCGGGGACGATAATGCGCGAGATATTAAGCGCATGACCAAATATGTGGAAGAAATCAATGCCTTGGAATCGGACTTGGAGAAAATGAGCGACGCCACCTTGGCTGGCAAGACCCTGGAGTTTAAACAGAGACTTGCCCAGGGGCAGACCCTGCAGGATCTGCTGCCGGAGGCCTTTGCCGTGGTGAGAGAGGCTTCCCGCCGGACCCTGGGGATGCGTCATTTCGACGTACAGCTCTTAGGCGGCATTACCCTGCATGAAGGCAATATCGCCGAAATGCGCACCGGTGAAGGCAAGACCCTGGCAGCTACCCTGCCGGTGTATCTGAACGCTTTAAACGGCCAAGGCGTGCATGTGGTCACGGTCAACGATTACCTGGCCCGCCGTGACAGCGAGTGGATGGGCAAAGTATATCGCTTTCTGGGCTTATCCGTGGGGCTGATCGTGCACGGGCTGGATTTCGCCGAGAGGAAGATGGCCTACAGCGC
The Acetonema longum DSM 6540 DNA segment above includes these coding regions:
- the hpf gene encoding ribosome hibernation-promoting factor, HPF/YfiA family, whose translation is MAITVRGKNIDVTPALKDHVEKRIGKITKYFDNIGEIAVVLAVEKGRHIVEVTVPVNGILLRGEESTTDMYASIDLVIEKLEKQIGKYKTKLSRRLRDGMLKVDLIPDNSGGNDDFKVVKTKRFAIKPMDVEEAIMQMNLINHDFYVFMNADTEDVNVIYRRKDGHYGLIEPELL
- a CDS encoding amino acid ABC transporter ATP-binding protein; amino-acid sequence: MISIKAVHKTFGRLHVLKGIDLEVREQEVVVIIGPSGSGKSTLLRCINYLEEPSDGAIVVDGIPLNSEANINTVRAEVGMVFQRFNLFPHMTVMENITLAPRQVRKIGQTEAGQAALDLLKKVGLADKANAYPEQLSGGQQQRVAIARALAMRPKVMLFDEPTSALDPEMIKEVLDVMKTLANEGMTMVVVTHEMAFAREVGDRVIFMDEGRILEQGTPEEIFSHAREERTQAFLSKIL